Proteins encoded together in one Penaeus vannamei isolate JL-2024 chromosome 9, ASM4276789v1, whole genome shotgun sequence window:
- the LOC113822032 gene encoding protein spaetzle 5 has translation MGLMPSEVGPAYPSTIFTPAMPGNTPDCVKDPRDTFCIAPKKYPKDRIIYLLENKMFDIDSLLTDESRDSYTFEAREAPTLPSMYGYDRPRTSYGPPRPPSSSYLPPRQNYSSASKPGYAPPPSPSKYGPPTSNYDHPQTSSYLYDPPMPTYDQEGPYPRYPKSPPGSYLPPRYIPPPPRPPPKPQPWWMKIMRSSLRRQRRQASSMDLCPYESEFIMPRVGLNNKGDWMFLVNLNEVSSEYTQLVESKKCLTNTCTGACNVPDGFTSVCQQQYVQKRLIALDASGMALSTDTFWFPSCCVCKLNPIGG, from the exons ATGGGTCTGATGCCCTCGGAGGTCGGCCCGGCTTACCCCTCGACCATCTTCACCCCCGCGATGCCCGGCAATACCCCGGACTGCGTGAAGGACCCCAGAGACACGTTCTGCATAGCGCCCAAAAAGTACCCCAA AGATCGCATAATTTACCTTCTGGAGAACAAAATGTTTGACATCGACTCCTTACTAACGGATGAATCCCGCGACTCCTACACGTTCGAAGCCAG AGAAGCTCCGACGCTGCCCTCGATGTACGGCTACGACCGCCCCCGGACCAGCTACGGGCCCCCTCGCCCCCCGTCGTCCAGCTATCTCCCCCCTCGTCAGAACTACAGCAGCGCCTCCAAGCCCGGCTACGCCCCCCCGCCGTCCCCTTCCAAGTACGGGCCGCCAACCAGCAACTACGACCACCCCCAGACGTCCTCGTACCTCTACGACCCGCCTATGCCCACATACGACCAGGAGGGGCCCTACCCACGCTACCCGAAGTCGCCTCCAGggtcctacctccctccccggtacatccccccgcccccccgccccccgcccaaaCCCCAACCCTGGTGGATGAA gaTCATGCGGTCTTCCCTCCGCCGCCAGCGCCGCCAGGCCTCCTCCATGGACCTCTGCCCCTACGAGTCCGAGTTCATCATGCCCAGGGTCGGTCTCAATAACAAGGGCGACTGGATGTTCCTCGTCAACCTCAACGAAGTCTCCAGCGAATACACACAGTTGGTCGAGAGCAAGAAGTGCCT CACGAACACTTGCACCGGAGCCTGCAACGTCCCCGACGGCTTCACCTCCGTGTGCCAGCAGCAGTACGTGCAGAAGCGGCTGATCGCCCTCGACGCCAGCGGGATGGCGCTTTCCACGGACACCTTCTGGTTCCCCTCCTGCTGCGTGTGCAAGCTAAACCCGATCGGTGGATAG